Proteins encoded by one window of Candidatus Sumerlaea chitinivorans:
- a CDS encoding TldD family protein, Actinobacterial subgroup, whose protein sequence is MKSIATVILNRIPKRDVQYADVRVVHRSTETLSVRNGEPERILASESLGFGVRVLRSGCWGFAASCELTSDSIDRTVQQAIMTADTSAIVRSAGERFDSPAPATGQYRAACLKDPFRVPLSERLTLLIQCTQLMREEKRVQSAVATMELMRENKVFVSTLDSEIEQETVQCGAGIAAYATDGKELQVRSYPASFGGNYRAAGYEFIEELDLQGNAQRVAAEAVELLSVPECPAGEFDVILDSNQLALQIHESIGHALELDRILGYEASFAGTSFVTPEMLGSFKYGSPAVSVVADATVAGGLGSFAFDDEGTPARCEPLITEGILRGVLSSCSTAPLIGRRSSGAMRADGWQNFPIVRMTNINLLPGEWTLEELIADTKRGLFFETNRSWSIDDRRLQFQFATEVAREIRNGKLGRLFRNPIYGGVTPQFWRSCDAVCRSSDWVLWGVPNCGKGEPMQIARVGHGCAPARFRNVTVGRKA, encoded by the coding sequence ATGAAGTCCATTGCGACCGTCATTCTAAACCGAATCCCCAAGCGCGACGTTCAATATGCCGACGTGCGTGTGGTGCACCGATCCACGGAAACCCTGTCCGTCAGGAATGGAGAACCAGAACGAATTCTTGCCAGCGAAAGCTTAGGATTTGGCGTACGGGTCCTACGAAGTGGCTGCTGGGGATTTGCGGCTTCATGTGAGCTCACGTCCGACAGCATTGATCGCACTGTTCAACAGGCGATCATGACCGCAGACACCAGCGCGATTGTTCGCAGCGCCGGCGAGCGGTTCGACTCCCCGGCACCCGCCACCGGACAATACCGCGCCGCGTGCTTAAAGGACCCTTTTCGCGTCCCCCTGAGCGAAAGACTCACACTCCTCATTCAGTGCACGCAGCTCATGCGCGAAGAAAAGCGAGTGCAGTCCGCTGTCGCAACCATGGAGCTCATGCGTGAAAACAAGGTCTTTGTTAGTACGCTGGACAGCGAAATTGAACAGGAGACCGTGCAGTGTGGGGCGGGCATAGCAGCGTACGCTACAGATGGGAAAGAGCTCCAGGTGCGCTCCTACCCAGCAAGCTTTGGGGGCAACTATCGTGCTGCCGGTTACGAGTTTATCGAAGAGCTTGACCTGCAAGGGAACGCTCAGCGGGTCGCCGCGGAAGCGGTAGAACTCCTTTCAGTTCCGGAATGCCCAGCGGGAGAGTTTGATGTCATTCTCGATAGCAACCAGCTTGCTTTGCAAATTCACGAGAGCATTGGGCACGCGCTGGAGCTTGACCGAATTCTGGGTTACGAAGCCTCATTTGCCGGGACCTCATTTGTGACGCCAGAAATGTTGGGCTCATTCAAGTACGGATCGCCTGCCGTTTCTGTTGTGGCAGACGCTACGGTCGCTGGGGGGCTTGGGTCCTTCGCATTCGACGATGAGGGAACACCGGCGCGCTGCGAGCCCCTAATCACGGAAGGGATTCTCCGTGGCGTTTTGAGTTCATGTTCCACGGCTCCCCTCATCGGACGCCGATCGAGCGGGGCCATGCGTGCAGACGGTTGGCAGAATTTCCCCATCGTTCGCATGACGAATATCAACCTCTTGCCGGGGGAATGGACGCTGGAAGAGCTAATCGCCGACACAAAACGGGGGCTCTTCTTCGAAACAAATCGGAGTTGGTCCATTGACGACCGGCGACTGCAATTTCAGTTCGCAACTGAGGTCGCACGTGAAATACGTAATGGCAAGTTGGGAAGACTCTTCCGCAATCCCATCTATGGCGGAGTGACTCCCCAGTTCTGGCGCAGTTGCGATGCCGTTTGCAGGTCGAGCGATTGGGTGCTGTGGGGAGTGCCAAATTGCGGGAAAGGGGAACCTATGCAGATAGCGCGAGTGGGCCACGGCTGTGCCCCAGCGCGGTTCCGCAACGTTACGGTCGGGAGGAAAGCATAA
- a CDS encoding Redox-sensitive transcriptional regulator (AT-rich DNA-binding protein): MLEVIPFSTTMRAITQSFGGKMADSKEKKTEPSQVQLSSNEPLHAENKRKKIARIPPAVIKRLSLYARVLLDLEMSNVLTISSKDLAQRLGITSAQVRKDLAYFGQFGIPGVGYDVSDLRANLKRILGTDREVQAILIGVGNLGAALMAYGGFLRHGVRIVKAFDADTSKVGMQRGGVLIYHIDELERQLEHQPIDIAILTVPSEAAQPVTDRLVKAGIIGILNFVPTRLTVPPDVHVHYVDLAIEIESLCYYLR; encoded by the coding sequence ATGCTTGAAGTTATCCCTTTCTCTACCACAATGAGGGCCATCACGCAGTCGTTCGGTGGGAAAATGGCAGACTCGAAAGAGAAGAAAACAGAACCATCGCAAGTGCAGCTGAGTTCGAATGAGCCACTTCACGCGGAAAACAAGCGCAAGAAGATCGCACGCATTCCTCCTGCGGTCATAAAACGCTTGTCGCTCTACGCCCGCGTTCTGCTCGACCTCGAAATGAGCAATGTTCTGACTATTTCCTCAAAAGATTTGGCCCAGCGGTTGGGCATCACAAGCGCACAAGTTCGCAAAGACCTTGCCTACTTCGGCCAATTTGGAATTCCGGGCGTAGGTTATGATGTCAGCGATCTACGTGCCAATCTGAAGCGAATCCTAGGCACGGACCGCGAAGTGCAAGCGATCCTGATTGGCGTCGGCAACCTCGGTGCAGCTTTGATGGCCTACGGTGGCTTCTTGCGCCACGGAGTGCGAATTGTGAAAGCGTTTGATGCCGACACGTCGAAAGTTGGGATGCAACGGGGCGGTGTGCTCATCTACCATATTGACGAATTAGAGCGCCAACTTGAGCACCAACCCATCGACATTGCCATACTTACGGTACCTTCCGAGGCAGCTCAGCCAGTCACGGACCGACTCGTAAAAGCAGGAATCATTGGGATTCTGAATTTTGTGCCCACCCGACTCACGGTTCCCCCGGACGTCCATGTCCACTACGTGGACTTAGCAATTGAAATTGAGTCGCTTTGTTACTATCTGCGCTGA
- a CDS encoding 2-keto-3-deoxy-D-arabino-heptulosonate-7-phosphate synthase I beta, giving the protein MIIVLKPDATEEQLQHLVDIITEKGLRAHISRGVERTVVGCIGDETKIQDIPFLAIPGVESAMPIVEPYKLASRTFRPEKTKIRINDIVIGGNEVVIVAGPCSVEPNNTLFETARAVKAAGAKILRGGAFKPRTSPYDFCGLGEEGLRMLDQARQETGLAIVTEVMDTREVELVYRYADAFQIGARNSQNFNLLREVGKYDKPVFLKRGMSMTIKELLMSAEYIISQGNPNVILVERGIRTFETATRNTLDIAAVPVLHEKTHLPVFVDPSHAAGDWRYVTALACAAVACGADGLMVEVHPNPERAFSDGAQSLKFEKFDQLMNSIRPIAQAIGRAIQPAQS; this is encoded by the coding sequence ATGATTATTGTCCTCAAGCCTGACGCAACTGAAGAGCAACTTCAGCACCTCGTAGATATCATCACGGAGAAAGGGTTGCGGGCCCATATCTCCCGCGGTGTCGAGCGCACGGTCGTCGGATGCATTGGAGACGAAACAAAAATCCAGGACATCCCCTTCCTTGCCATCCCCGGCGTAGAAAGTGCGATGCCAATTGTCGAGCCCTACAAGCTCGCCAGTCGCACATTTAGGCCCGAAAAGACGAAGATCCGCATCAATGATATCGTCATAGGCGGCAATGAGGTCGTGATCGTGGCAGGGCCGTGCAGCGTCGAGCCCAACAACACCCTCTTTGAAACGGCTCGTGCGGTGAAGGCAGCGGGGGCGAAAATTCTCCGTGGTGGCGCATTCAAGCCACGCACTTCTCCTTATGATTTTTGTGGGCTTGGAGAAGAGGGACTACGCATGCTTGATCAAGCCCGCCAAGAGACCGGGCTCGCGATTGTCACCGAAGTTATGGATACCCGTGAAGTGGAGCTTGTCTACCGCTATGCCGACGCGTTCCAAATCGGTGCTCGGAATTCCCAGAACTTCAATTTGCTTCGTGAAGTGGGGAAGTACGACAAACCCGTTTTCCTCAAGCGTGGCATGAGTATGACGATTAAGGAATTGCTCATGAGTGCGGAATACATCATTTCGCAGGGCAATCCAAACGTCATCCTTGTCGAGCGTGGCATCCGGACCTTTGAAACAGCGACCCGCAACACCCTCGACATTGCAGCTGTCCCCGTGCTGCACGAAAAGACACACTTGCCTGTCTTCGTGGATCCAAGCCATGCGGCGGGGGATTGGCGCTATGTGACGGCGCTCGCATGTGCGGCCGTCGCCTGTGGGGCGGATGGTCTGATGGTGGAGGTTCACCCAAATCCGGAACGTGCCTTTAGCGACGGCGCACAGTCCCTGAAATTCGAAAAGTTTGATCAACTCATGAATTCGATCCGGCCGATTGCACAGGCCATCGGACGAGCGATCCAACCGGCGCAATCATGA
- a CDS encoding Prephenate and/or arogenate dehydrogenase (unknown specificity) — protein sequence MKKNRNPAFDRIAIVGVGLLGGSIGLAVKQRGLAREVVGIGRSPNSLKEALDLQVVDEVTTDLAEGIAEADLVILCTPVRHIVSILPEVLTKARGGALVTDVGSTKNTIVETAERVGSSAFFVGSHPMAGSEKSGVRYANADLFEDTTCFVTPTPQTSWNAFGRICGFWRALGCRLAVARPDRHDVLVALISHLPHLVAVALVRAVESMKEDQNLIKGIIGNGFRDTTRIACGNTQMWEDICTENHEAICRMHEAFTRSLAELLEAQQANPTALQNYLNEACQYRRFLDNR from the coding sequence ATGAAGAAAAATCGCAATCCTGCATTCGATCGTATTGCGATTGTGGGCGTAGGTCTGCTCGGAGGTTCCATTGGGCTTGCTGTCAAGCAACGGGGCTTGGCGCGTGAAGTGGTGGGAATAGGACGCAGTCCCAACTCCTTAAAAGAAGCGTTAGACCTACAGGTCGTGGACGAAGTGACCACCGATCTTGCAGAAGGAATTGCCGAGGCAGATCTCGTGATACTCTGCACTCCTGTTCGACATATTGTCTCCATTCTGCCGGAGGTCCTCACTAAGGCACGGGGCGGGGCTTTGGTGACGGATGTTGGCTCGACAAAGAATACGATTGTCGAGACAGCAGAGCGCGTGGGAAGCTCCGCCTTCTTTGTGGGCTCTCATCCGATGGCAGGGTCAGAGAAAAGCGGCGTGCGATATGCAAATGCGGATCTGTTTGAGGACACCACGTGTTTTGTGACACCAACGCCCCAAACTTCGTGGAACGCCTTTGGCAGAATCTGCGGATTCTGGCGTGCACTGGGTTGCCGATTGGCCGTGGCGCGCCCTGACCGACATGACGTCCTCGTGGCTCTCATTTCTCACCTGCCGCACCTTGTAGCGGTAGCGCTTGTAAGGGCTGTCGAGTCCATGAAAGAGGACCAGAATCTTATCAAAGGCATCATCGGGAACGGGTTCCGGGATACCACGCGGATCGCATGCGGAAATACCCAAATGTGGGAAGACATTTGCACCGAAAACCACGAAGCGATCTGTAGGATGCATGAAGCGTTTACCCGGTCGCTTGCAGAGCTGCTGGAAGCGCAGCAGGCGAACCCCACTGCTCTGCAAAATTATCTGAACGAAGCATGCCAATACCGGAGGTTCCTCGACAATCGCTGA
- a CDS encoding Putative inner membrane protein — translation MGWASALYLLGFLIANLGVRLALLRINLGEYTDGILQLKVFEIASGLYPPLYGLLAHGVQYFGADAETAGKIVSAIASTLALIPVYLWARRLGGDCAAKFAALFFTLCPLILRWSVRVMTDGLFLGLSAWSLYCLQVVWADRPDVRKADRWLAAASLLAALSALTRYQGVLLLAPLLVVAMAYVGRHRRVPWLTVVASLVWLLLPAWIHVHGFVHQQQFASRSVGAVVSQLLAWLNLAESFLLISPYYLGWPIFVFALVGVFAANWRAPQLRGFWILWLLFGIPLLGLQSVFGSFQYRYMMPLFPACLALAGTGALALEKKLLERGRAWVFSLLLYVSVSYLALFTCAVLVFQRQSFGDQRAAAEYIRTTVSREAPVVANERYGNFFNLGCVKLSFWTGRKVEPIWPYLPPSPSRPPQKDLTTGTVVVLGNCYGGDEFVDYLMAVLNYYYHMRLLNAYESTVYPLLDDIMVNPIFNQNPLGWVLRYSPQLFSTHIYVIDGKRTPEEMERLVQRNLRQPVPPPSEEDKKNAREERMRETPR, via the coding sequence ATGGGCTGGGCTTCTGCTCTTTACCTTCTCGGATTTCTGATCGCGAATCTGGGCGTGCGGTTGGCGCTATTGCGCATCAACCTTGGCGAGTACACGGATGGGATTCTCCAGCTAAAGGTTTTTGAGATAGCGTCGGGGTTGTACCCTCCTCTTTACGGTCTTCTGGCGCACGGGGTTCAGTATTTTGGCGCGGATGCGGAAACCGCGGGAAAAATCGTCAGCGCTATCGCGAGCACACTGGCACTTATCCCCGTTTACTTATGGGCTCGTCGATTGGGAGGTGATTGCGCTGCGAAATTTGCGGCGCTCTTTTTTACCCTTTGTCCGTTGATTCTCCGCTGGTCGGTGCGCGTCATGACCGATGGACTCTTTTTAGGGTTATCAGCGTGGAGCCTGTACTGCCTCCAAGTGGTTTGGGCAGATAGACCTGATGTCCGTAAAGCAGATCGCTGGCTTGCAGCAGCATCGCTTCTTGCAGCATTGAGTGCCCTCACGCGTTATCAGGGGGTGCTGTTATTGGCGCCTCTGCTTGTTGTCGCGATGGCGTACGTAGGACGCCACCGCCGTGTCCCATGGCTTACTGTTGTTGCCTCTCTCGTCTGGCTTCTTCTGCCGGCATGGATCCATGTGCACGGCTTTGTCCACCAACAGCAGTTTGCCAGCCGATCTGTGGGTGCGGTGGTGAGCCAGCTCCTTGCGTGGCTTAATCTGGCCGAGAGTTTCCTTCTGATCAGCCCCTACTATCTTGGTTGGCCAATCTTCGTCTTTGCGCTCGTGGGGGTGTTCGCAGCAAATTGGCGAGCACCTCAGCTGAGAGGCTTCTGGATTCTTTGGCTCTTGTTTGGCATTCCTCTTTTGGGCCTCCAGAGCGTTTTTGGTTCTTTCCAATATCGCTACATGATGCCGCTATTTCCCGCTTGCCTTGCCTTGGCTGGCACAGGAGCGCTTGCACTCGAAAAGAAGCTTCTCGAGCGCGGGCGCGCCTGGGTCTTCTCGCTTCTGCTCTACGTTTCTGTCAGCTATCTCGCCTTGTTCACTTGTGCGGTCTTAGTTTTTCAGCGGCAGAGTTTTGGGGATCAGCGGGCAGCCGCAGAATACATTCGCACCACAGTTTCCCGCGAGGCTCCGGTTGTTGCGAACGAACGCTACGGCAACTTCTTCAATCTGGGATGCGTGAAGCTTTCCTTCTGGACGGGCCGGAAGGTTGAGCCCATCTGGCCCTACCTGCCTCCGAGTCCCAGTCGTCCGCCCCAGAAGGACCTTACGACCGGCACGGTTGTCGTCCTCGGCAACTGTTACGGCGGCGATGAATTTGTCGATTACCTCATGGCAGTGCTCAATTATTATTACCACATGCGCTTGCTCAATGCCTATGAATCCACTGTGTACCCATTGCTCGACGACATCATGGTCAATCCCATCTTTAACCAGAATCCGCTCGGTTGGGTGTTGCGCTACTCGCCCCAACTCTTCTCTACCCACATTTACGTGATCGATGGCAAGCGCACCCCAGAGGAAATGGAGCGGCTGGTGCAGCGCAATTTGCGCCAACCTGTTCCCCCTCCCTCCGAGGAGGACAAAAAGAACGCCCGCGAAGAGCGAATGCGTGAAACACCGCGATGA
- a CDS encoding membrane protein, putative, whose protein sequence is MSPQERRKKRQQAQSAAQNKAAVNGQIAVSEEVEALSVKSDRRSELILIVSVAIAAFLIFLRTVAPGLIFGDGTELTTAAYVLGIPHPTGYPLYMMLLHLWLKLPLGEVIARANLFSVLCASGTVAISVLIWRRVLTSLLPKWPLKAHLLGAASIALFLGFLRNSWENSIVAEVYALQLLFTVGFLFTLQRFEETRKPSNLVAAAVVFGLALTHHRLSVTLALPLAMAFWWAKRRVTDFPWRRSLTSALLAVLACQSLYLYLPIRAAAQPPINWGNPVTFAAFLNHVRGGEYMQFQLLQAFPGRPFSLESYMNFFFLTLRHLIGEIATQVFPATVQFVTDVFPRPFAVPSAPFFVLGLCLIIVALFSMRLWAKIQPLTAMGAALVVLQNLVVIFIYNIADIRDYYLFVMWVVWGSVCVGALVGLQALLQRFISRALRPEYAYAFLLLPLLPLTSNFSRCDMSKSDEPEVFAQLVMPNRTDAMPENSILITMGDDPIFLSWYRQLVRRERTDVLVFGANFASRAWYRTFFTPSQIEKYQIRFADRIAQGAAEFAEQVSNAIIERNVGRYPIFTTIDDPLVLQELSKRYTLKLVAQQVFVMRSFWGPEPVRVRRIEPKRF, encoded by the coding sequence ATGAGTCCGCAGGAACGTCGTAAAAAGCGTCAGCAAGCCCAAAGCGCTGCACAAAACAAAGCGGCGGTGAATGGTCAAATCGCTGTGAGCGAAGAGGTCGAGGCGCTGAGTGTGAAGTCTGATCGGCGCTCAGAGCTCATTCTAATCGTTTCCGTGGCGATCGCTGCTTTTCTCATCTTTCTCCGTACCGTCGCTCCGGGGTTGATTTTCGGCGACGGAACGGAGCTCACAACAGCAGCCTACGTATTGGGGATTCCTCATCCCACCGGCTATCCCCTGTACATGATGCTGCTTCATCTGTGGCTGAAGCTGCCACTGGGCGAGGTGATCGCCCGGGCGAATCTTTTTAGCGTGCTGTGTGCTTCGGGAACGGTCGCGATTAGTGTTCTCATTTGGAGGCGTGTTCTCACCTCGCTCCTCCCTAAGTGGCCACTCAAAGCTCATCTGCTTGGCGCGGCATCAATCGCTTTGTTTCTCGGCTTTTTACGCAACTCATGGGAGAACTCAATTGTCGCAGAGGTTTATGCCCTTCAGTTGCTCTTTACGGTTGGGTTCTTGTTTACTCTCCAAAGATTCGAGGAAACGCGAAAGCCATCAAACCTCGTTGCCGCGGCAGTTGTCTTCGGCTTAGCGCTCACTCACCATCGTCTGAGCGTGACGCTGGCTTTGCCACTGGCAATGGCGTTTTGGTGGGCTAAGCGGAGGGTGACAGATTTTCCTTGGCGGCGCTCGCTCACTTCAGCGCTGCTTGCTGTGCTCGCCTGTCAAAGTCTCTACTTGTATTTGCCTATTCGTGCAGCAGCCCAGCCTCCCATTAACTGGGGAAACCCTGTGACGTTTGCGGCTTTTCTGAATCACGTACGCGGGGGCGAATACATGCAGTTCCAATTGCTGCAGGCGTTTCCGGGGCGGCCCTTTAGTCTGGAATCCTATATGAATTTCTTCTTTCTTACCTTGCGTCATCTTATTGGTGAGATCGCAACTCAGGTTTTCCCTGCCACGGTTCAGTTTGTGACGGATGTCTTCCCTCGCCCCTTCGCTGTTCCCAGCGCACCGTTTTTCGTCTTAGGTCTCTGCCTCATAATTGTTGCTCTCTTTAGCATGCGGCTTTGGGCGAAGATTCAGCCACTTACCGCCATGGGCGCGGCATTGGTGGTACTGCAAAATCTCGTCGTGATCTTTATCTATAACATTGCGGACATTCGCGATTATTACCTTTTCGTGATGTGGGTGGTGTGGGGGAGTGTGTGCGTTGGAGCGCTCGTTGGTCTCCAAGCGCTACTACAGCGTTTCATTTCGCGGGCTCTTCGGCCAGAATATGCGTATGCCTTTCTGCTGCTCCCCCTCCTCCCGCTCACCTCGAATTTCTCCAGATGTGATATGAGCAAGAGCGATGAACCCGAGGTCTTCGCGCAACTTGTGATGCCCAATCGTACAGACGCGATGCCTGAGAACTCCATTTTGATCACTATGGGAGATGACCCGATTTTCCTGAGCTGGTACCGCCAGCTTGTGCGTCGGGAGCGGACCGATGTGCTTGTGTTTGGCGCAAACTTTGCATCGCGGGCGTGGTACCGCACCTTCTTTACTCCCTCTCAGATAGAAAAGTACCAAATTCGATTTGCGGACCGGATTGCACAAGGGGCAGCGGAATTTGCTGAACAGGTGTCAAACGCAATTATCGAGCGTAACGTGGGCCGATACCCGATTTTTACGACGATTGACGATCCTCTTGTCCTGCAAGAGTTAAGCAAACGATACACCTTGAAACTCGTTGCCCAACAGGTTTTTGTGATGAGAAGCTTTTGGGGACCCGAGCCCGTGCGGGTACGTCGGATCGAACCCAAGCGATTTTAG
- a CDS encoding UDP-glucose 4-epimerase encodes MSEWWKGKRVLVTGAGGFIGSHLVERLLDLGADVTAFVRYNAAGSRGLLDRLPLQDQERVRIVVGDLCEPDALDDAMRDQEIVFHLAAIIAIPFSYLRPAQVIENNVRSTLNVLQAARRFGVKRIVHTSSSEVYGTARVAPIDEDHPLQAQSPYAASKIACDKIAQSFHLSYDLPVVTLRPFNTYGPRQSARAIVPTIITQALTSKRVFLGAMHPTRDLTFVSDTVEGFIRIAETPNVEGRTYHIGTGIEISVGELADRIVRLIGGNIPILFDPTRIRPPASEVARLICDASRARRDLGWEPKVSLDEGLQRTIEWIGQNLAAYRADIYNI; translated from the coding sequence ATGTCAGAGTGGTGGAAAGGTAAGCGGGTTCTCGTAACGGGAGCCGGTGGATTTATCGGCAGTCACCTTGTGGAGCGTCTATTGGATTTAGGGGCGGACGTCACTGCATTCGTGCGCTACAATGCCGCGGGGAGCCGCGGTTTGCTGGATCGGCTGCCTCTCCAAGATCAAGAGCGGGTGCGTATTGTTGTGGGCGATTTGTGCGAGCCCGACGCGCTCGACGACGCGATGCGGGATCAGGAGATTGTGTTCCACCTCGCGGCAATCATCGCCATCCCCTTTTCCTACTTGCGGCCCGCTCAAGTGATCGAAAACAATGTGCGCTCCACTCTCAATGTGCTCCAAGCAGCCCGACGCTTCGGGGTGAAGCGCATTGTGCATACGAGTTCGAGCGAGGTTTACGGCACGGCCCGCGTTGCTCCCATTGATGAGGATCATCCCCTGCAGGCGCAGTCGCCCTATGCAGCCAGTAAAATCGCGTGCGACAAGATCGCCCAAAGTTTCCATCTCTCTTACGATTTGCCAGTTGTCACGCTGAGGCCTTTCAATACCTACGGGCCGAGGCAGTCCGCGCGAGCGATCGTCCCCACAATCATTACGCAGGCACTGACCAGCAAACGGGTGTTCCTTGGTGCGATGCATCCCACCCGCGATCTCACTTTTGTGAGTGATACGGTCGAGGGTTTTATCCGCATTGCTGAGACGCCAAACGTCGAGGGACGAACCTACCATATTGGGACAGGTATCGAGATTTCGGTGGGAGAACTGGCGGACCGCATTGTGCGCCTGATTGGCGGCAACATCCCCATTTTGTTTGATCCAACGCGAATTCGTCCGCCAGCGAGCGAAGTTGCGCGTCTCATCTGTGACGCAAGCCGAGCGCGGCGCGATCTCGGTTGGGAGCCCAAGGTCTCGCTCGACGAGGGACTCCAACGCACGATTGAGTGGATCGGCCAGAATTTGGCCGCTTATCGCGCGGACATTTACAATATCTAA
- a CDS encoding D-glycero-D-manno-heptose 1-phosphate guanosyltransferase codes for MTYKAVIMAGGEGTRMRPFTHTIPKPLLPLGRKPIGQIIIERLRACGIREIIMALGYRSDLLRAYFQSGEQFGVNIRYFVDPARLGTAGALAYLDDLDVAPFLVTNGDILTDLDYARFLEEHTASGAALTVAVRTAEMPIPYGVMELEGERVKGVREKPVYTYQFNAGIYAVSPEARKLVPRGQCFHMTDLINATITAGLEVRAKELSGLWFDLARVDDFEKALHQIEQHYPDLLS; via the coding sequence GTGACTTACAAGGCAGTGATTATGGCGGGTGGTGAAGGAACGCGGATGCGTCCGTTCACACACACCATTCCCAAACCCCTGCTTCCGCTTGGTCGCAAGCCCATTGGCCAAATCATCATTGAGCGCTTACGCGCCTGTGGGATTCGCGAGATTATCATGGCGTTGGGTTACCGCAGCGATCTGCTCCGCGCCTACTTCCAGAGCGGAGAGCAATTCGGGGTCAACATTCGCTACTTTGTCGACCCGGCCCGACTCGGAACGGCCGGAGCACTCGCTTATCTCGATGACCTCGACGTTGCACCATTTTTGGTGACGAATGGCGATATTCTCACAGATCTCGACTATGCAAGATTTCTCGAGGAACACACAGCTTCGGGCGCAGCCCTGACCGTTGCAGTGCGCACTGCTGAGATGCCGATTCCCTACGGCGTCATGGAGTTGGAAGGCGAACGCGTCAAAGGCGTTCGTGAAAAACCGGTTTATACGTATCAGTTCAATGCAGGCATCTATGCGGTTTCACCCGAGGCACGGAAACTGGTGCCAAGGGGGCAATGTTTCCACATGACCGACCTCATCAACGCCACCATTACAGCAGGCCTCGAAGTGCGAGCCAAGGAGCTGTCAGGGCTGTGGTTTGACCTTGCGCGCGTAGATGATTTCGAAAAAGCACTTCACCAAATTGAGCAACATTATCCGGATTTGCTCTCCTAA